In Corynebacterium ulcerans, one genomic interval encodes:
- a CDS encoding NAD(P)H-quinone oxidoreductase, protein MKAIIIDENKQLSYQDVADPQLESGCALIRVKASGVNRADLLQAAGHYPPPPGESEILGLECAGVVEDPGDTSWKKGDKVACLLAGGGYAELAVVPEGQLMPIPAGYSFAEAAAIVEVACTVWSNIGMLTGLKPEHTILIHGGAGGIGTFAIQMAKHIGATVAVTAGSAEKLEVCRELGADILINYREQDFAEILKNKCDRILDIMGAKYLDQNVRALAMDGHQVTIGMQGGVKGELNVGRLLSKRGTISATALRARDRSDKARIVADTVKNIWPLLESGRIVHRIHAMMPLSEAQKAHELLDSGEVSGTLVLLADATS, encoded by the coding sequence ATGAAGGCAATCATCATCGATGAGAACAAGCAATTATCGTATCAAGACGTCGCCGATCCGCAGCTAGAATCTGGTTGTGCCCTGATTCGGGTTAAGGCCAGCGGGGTTAACCGTGCAGACCTACTGCAGGCTGCGGGACATTACCCGCCGCCACCCGGAGAGTCGGAAATTCTGGGACTTGAGTGCGCTGGCGTTGTGGAGGATCCAGGCGATACTTCGTGGAAGAAGGGTGACAAGGTTGCCTGTCTTTTGGCTGGTGGCGGCTATGCGGAGCTCGCTGTGGTTCCTGAGGGACAGCTCATGCCGATTCCTGCTGGTTATTCCTTTGCCGAGGCCGCGGCGATCGTTGAGGTCGCGTGTACCGTGTGGTCGAATATCGGCATGCTGACTGGTCTCAAGCCGGAGCACACAATCCTCATTCATGGCGGTGCCGGCGGGATCGGCACGTTTGCTATTCAGATGGCTAAACATATCGGCGCCACGGTGGCGGTCACGGCGGGTTCCGCGGAAAAACTTGAGGTGTGTCGCGAGCTCGGCGCGGACATCCTGATCAATTATCGTGAGCAAGATTTCGCGGAGATTCTCAAGAACAAGTGCGACCGCATCTTGGACATCATGGGAGCCAAGTATCTTGACCAGAATGTCCGTGCGCTAGCCATGGATGGACATCAGGTCACCATCGGAATGCAGGGCGGGGTGAAGGGCGAACTGAATGTCGGCCGGTTGCTGAGCAAACGCGGGACGATCTCGGCCACCGCTTTGCGTGCGCGCGACCGCTCGGATAAGGCTCGGATAGTCGCTGACACGGTGAAGAATATCTGGCCGTTGCTGGAATCGGGCAGAATCGTTCACCGCATTCATGCCATGATGCCGCTGTCGGAGGCTCAGAAAGCCCATGAGCTGCTGGATTCCGGCGAGGTGTCCGGCACGCTTGTATTGCTTGCCGACGCCACCAGCTAG
- a CDS encoding serine hydrolase domain-containing protein — protein sequence MKDKLTHLYGDHLLSAKLQRELDGTDHLGACVAFVSPGLPSGSLTAGVGVAPERTFHMGSIGKALNGLIYSSMVAEGTVSGEDTLDKFLPLTGVAAGLVTLESLVTHTSGLPTIGGGRRASFQSRWRLLRKKDPQPETLEEFVSHLRKAPVHPEGFHYSNLGGSALGHALAAADGVSYPDLIANRIAKPLGCPNLYVPGPGDLELSSDVPGLSIFNTSQEPWTGEGYAPAGGVRASAGDMVIILDAILNHPLPGWTSAFTPLSRTDFESSDGLSHSIGAGWFIQEATGSTGELAWHNGYANGFGSAIVLDLENYRGAFVSVLDGSMQVDTVSTVLSLMKKEDSHC from the coding sequence ATGAAGGATAAACTCACGCACCTTTACGGTGATCACTTGTTATCGGCGAAACTTCAACGCGAGCTGGACGGAACGGATCATCTCGGAGCGTGCGTAGCGTTCGTTAGCCCTGGACTCCCAAGCGGATCACTTACTGCGGGAGTGGGGGTTGCTCCAGAGCGTACGTTCCACATGGGTTCGATAGGCAAAGCCCTTAATGGGTTGATCTACTCCTCAATGGTCGCTGAAGGCACTGTGTCAGGAGAAGACACCTTGGATAAATTCCTTCCATTGACTGGTGTGGCCGCCGGTTTAGTAACCCTGGAATCTCTCGTGACTCACACTTCCGGATTGCCAACCATTGGTGGCGGACGACGCGCTTCGTTCCAGTCTCGTTGGCGTCTGTTGCGGAAGAAAGATCCCCAACCGGAAACTCTCGAGGAGTTTGTCTCCCATTTAAGAAAAGCCCCTGTCCACCCCGAAGGATTTCACTATTCCAATCTTGGGGGTTCTGCGCTTGGGCACGCCCTGGCCGCCGCTGATGGAGTCTCCTATCCGGATCTCATTGCCAATCGCATAGCAAAACCGCTGGGCTGCCCGAACCTGTATGTGCCGGGACCTGGCGATCTAGAACTGTCTAGCGACGTTCCCGGATTGAGCATATTCAACACCTCACAGGAACCGTGGACGGGAGAAGGCTACGCTCCAGCTGGTGGGGTTCGAGCGTCAGCAGGCGATATGGTGATCATTCTGGACGCCATACTCAACCATCCACTGCCGGGCTGGACAAGCGCTTTCACACCATTAAGCCGTACAGATTTTGAAAGCTCTGACGGCCTATCGCATTCCATCGGAGCCGGGTGGTTTATTCAGGAGGCCACTGGTTCCACTGGTGAGCTGGCGTGGCATAACGGTTATGCCAACGGATTTGGGTCGGCGATTGTCCTAGATCTAGAGAATTATCGTGGGGCTTTTGTTTCCGTCCTAGACGGAAGTATGCAAGTGGACACAGTGTCCACTGTTTTATCTTTAATGAAGAAAGAAGATTCTCATTGTTGA
- the hisC gene encoding histidinol-phosphate transaminase, producing the protein MIREDLAQIPTYVPGHHADHTLKLSSNEVAFGPLPGAAEAMAKAATTVNRYPDMGAEEIRKRLAEHLGLGIQQVAVGCGSSALCQQLVQISAGPGDEVIFPWRSFEAYPIFVHVTGATPVAVPLKEGFNDLDAMAAAITENTRLIFVCNPNNPTGTLISQDAFLAFMNKVPSNVLVALDEAYIEYVRAEDTPLATELIDAYPNLVGLRTFSKAFGLAGIRIGYAFGSPSLIEALNKVALPFGVNAVAQAGAIASLENLDELMERTEEVVTNRDRVADHVGAGHSQANFVWIPADSRPESPMEIAEQLRNHDVVVRAFPEGVRITVTNSEETDRLLAAWDASFS; encoded by the coding sequence ATGATCCGAGAAGACTTAGCACAAATTCCCACTTATGTTCCGGGGCACCATGCAGACCATACGCTAAAGCTTTCTAGCAACGAGGTCGCTTTCGGCCCGCTTCCTGGTGCAGCGGAGGCAATGGCAAAAGCCGCTACCACCGTTAATCGTTACCCCGACATGGGCGCTGAGGAGATTAGAAAACGTCTGGCTGAGCATCTCGGTTTAGGTATCCAACAAGTGGCAGTGGGCTGCGGTTCTTCCGCTCTCTGCCAGCAATTAGTTCAGATCTCCGCAGGGCCAGGCGATGAGGTGATTTTCCCTTGGCGCAGCTTTGAGGCCTACCCCATCTTTGTGCATGTGACTGGCGCTACGCCGGTAGCCGTACCACTTAAAGAGGGCTTCAACGATCTTGATGCCATGGCCGCAGCCATCACGGAAAATACTCGACTCATTTTCGTGTGCAACCCCAATAATCCAACGGGCACTCTCATCTCTCAAGACGCGTTCCTAGCGTTCATGAACAAGGTCCCAAGCAATGTGCTTGTCGCGCTTGATGAGGCCTATATCGAGTACGTCCGCGCAGAGGATACGCCTCTTGCTACAGAGCTTATCGACGCCTACCCCAACCTCGTAGGCCTCCGAACCTTCTCTAAGGCTTTTGGTTTGGCAGGCATCCGAATCGGTTACGCTTTCGGCTCCCCTAGCCTCATTGAAGCGCTCAATAAAGTCGCTCTCCCCTTCGGTGTGAACGCCGTTGCTCAGGCGGGCGCAATCGCCTCATTAGAAAACCTCGACGAGCTCATGGAACGCACTGAAGAGGTAGTGACCAATCGCGACCGCGTAGCTGACCACGTTGGTGCAGGCCACTCTCAAGCTAACTTCGTATGGATCCCCGCCGATTCCCGCCCAGAGTCCCCCATGGAAATAGCGGAGCAGCTCCGCAACCATGACGTGGTCGTCCGCGCATTCCCTGAGGGAGTCCGAATCACCGTGACCAATAGCGAGGAAACTGATCGCCTTCTTGCTGCCTGGGATGCAAGCTTCTCATAG
- a CDS encoding SLC13 family permease produces MSTPITHESSEHALAEDAEVRDQSERRRQIIGLFVGLALAALVYLIFPESSVDVVSSADSKGSYTHGALRITAAIAVLMGAWWMTEAIPLAATALVPLVAFPLLQVIEFSKISAPYASPTIFLFMGGFILALGMQRWNLHRRLALSVVLLVGTKPKQLVAGFMLATGFLSMWVSNTATAVVMLPIGVSVLQLTAESVGGMRAQKKFATGLMLAIAYSASIGSLGTIIGTPPNALLVAYMAENHDVHIGFGTWMLVGVPLALVYMVIAWFVLVTVFKPEVDTIPGGREMIKEELHKMGGMKFGEAATAVIFAGAALAWVFVPLVIKWMGWKVSIADAVIGLVASMLLFLIPADRKTGIRLMDWKTANELPWDVLLLFGGGLALSKMFSESGLSLWIGETAKGLGVLPLILLIGAIAALVLILTEFTSNTATAATFLPIMAGVAVGIGLNANGDQNILLLTIPVALSATCAFMLPVATPPNAIAYSSGFVKIGDMVKGGVWLNLIGIILVTLVTYFLAIPVFDIVL; encoded by the coding sequence GTGAGTACCCCCATTACACATGAGTCTTCAGAACACGCGTTGGCTGAAGACGCAGAAGTCCGCGATCAAAGTGAACGCCGTCGCCAGATTATTGGCCTTTTTGTTGGTCTGGCGCTGGCAGCGTTGGTGTATCTGATTTTCCCTGAGTCTTCTGTAGACGTGGTGAGCTCTGCCGATTCCAAGGGTTCCTATACTCACGGTGCATTGAGGATTACAGCCGCTATTGCGGTTTTGATGGGGGCTTGGTGGATGACTGAAGCCATTCCTCTGGCGGCTACGGCCCTGGTTCCGCTGGTTGCGTTCCCTTTGTTGCAGGTCATTGAGTTTTCTAAGATCTCGGCACCGTATGCCTCGCCAACGATTTTCTTGTTCATGGGTGGGTTTATCTTGGCGCTCGGGATGCAGCGTTGGAATCTGCACCGTCGTCTGGCTTTGAGCGTAGTGCTGCTGGTTGGTACTAAGCCCAAGCAGCTTGTCGCTGGCTTTATGCTGGCGACTGGGTTTTTATCCATGTGGGTGTCTAACACCGCAACGGCCGTAGTGATGCTTCCCATTGGCGTTTCTGTTCTTCAGCTCACTGCGGAATCCGTTGGTGGAATGCGTGCGCAGAAGAAGTTTGCCACGGGCCTGATGCTGGCTATCGCCTATTCTGCTTCGATCGGCTCATTGGGAACGATCATTGGTACACCTCCGAATGCGCTGCTGGTGGCGTACATGGCGGAGAACCATGATGTTCACATTGGTTTTGGTACGTGGATGCTCGTAGGTGTGCCACTTGCCCTGGTGTATATGGTCATCGCATGGTTCGTCTTGGTGACTGTATTTAAGCCGGAAGTGGACACGATTCCTGGCGGTCGAGAGATGATCAAGGAAGAGCTGCACAAGATGGGCGGGATGAAGTTCGGTGAAGCCGCCACGGCTGTTATCTTCGCGGGCGCAGCCCTTGCATGGGTTTTTGTTCCGCTGGTTATTAAGTGGATGGGATGGAAGGTCTCCATTGCAGATGCTGTGATCGGTTTGGTTGCCTCGATGCTGTTGTTCCTGATCCCTGCGGATCGTAAGACGGGTATCCGTTTGATGGATTGGAAGACCGCTAATGAGCTTCCTTGGGATGTGCTGTTGTTGTTCGGTGGCGGCTTGGCATTGTCCAAGATGTTCTCGGAGTCGGGATTGTCTCTGTGGATTGGTGAGACAGCTAAGGGTCTGGGAGTCTTGCCGTTGATCTTGCTCATCGGCGCTATTGCTGCGCTGGTGCTCATCCTCACGGAATTTACGTCCAATACTGCAACTGCGGCGACCTTCCTGCCGATTATGGCCGGTGTGGCAGTGGGCATTGGGCTGAATGCGAATGGTGATCAGAATATTCTTCTGCTCACTATCCCGGTTGCGCTCTCGGCGACCTGTGCGTTCATGCTTCCAGTGGCAACCCCACCCAACGCAATCGCGTATAGCTCTGGCTTTGTAAAGATCGGCGACATGGTTAAGGGTGGCGTGTGGCTGAACTTGATCGGAATCATTCTGGTTACTTTGGTGACCTACTTCTTGGCGATCCCGGTCTTTGACATAGTTCTTTAA
- a CDS encoding PRD domain-containing protein, giving the protein MPELIIRRVLSNNAVLAAESCSEAGERILVGKGIGFSKKPGDYVEHGGGSREYVEISEQHRALLEGLSSIDEATFHVISASIDIAADVLGTLHPSVYVILAEHLSFAVQRVGRGETIRNSLVAEIKAVVPEEFSAAELVVNYLNTHLDSIVLPIDEAAFIALHLHAARTGGTVKQPLAVANRIGRVTAKARKLLDAPTEAGNDALSMELALAYRRLQRKQLRHNVLLASVEKLLPREYSVAAALLADLSGEPQLPPSVRGEAAFLAVFLHGWTQENN; this is encoded by the coding sequence ATGCCTGAGCTAATTATTCGCCGCGTGCTAAGCAATAATGCTGTGCTCGCTGCGGAGAGCTGCTCAGAGGCGGGGGAGCGGATTCTGGTGGGGAAGGGCATAGGGTTTTCCAAAAAACCGGGGGACTATGTCGAGCACGGCGGTGGTAGCCGTGAGTATGTGGAGATTAGTGAGCAGCATCGTGCGCTTCTTGAGGGGCTGAGCAGCATTGATGAGGCCACCTTTCACGTTATTTCAGCGAGCATTGACATTGCTGCCGATGTTTTGGGCACGCTTCATCCGAGCGTCTATGTGATCCTCGCGGAGCATCTGTCCTTTGCTGTGCAGCGAGTCGGGCGGGGTGAAACTATCCGCAACTCCCTCGTCGCGGAGATCAAAGCGGTGGTTCCGGAGGAGTTTTCGGCCGCCGAACTGGTGGTCAACTATCTGAACACACACCTTGATTCGATTGTGCTGCCTATCGACGAAGCCGCGTTCATCGCCCTCCACCTCCACGCGGCCCGCACCGGCGGCACGGTGAAACAACCGCTCGCGGTGGCAAACAGGATCGGGAGGGTGACCGCAAAAGCTCGCAAGCTACTCGACGCCCCCACGGAAGCCGGGAATGACGCACTATCCATGGAGCTGGCCTTGGCTTATCGACGCCTCCAGCGCAAGCAGTTGCGCCATAACGTGCTGCTGGCGAGCGTCGAAAAGCTTTTACCGCGTGAGTATTCGGTCGCGGCGGCTTTGCTTGCTGACTTATCTGGCGAGCCGCAGCTCCCGCCGTCCGTGCGCGGGGAGGCTGCGTTCCTCGCGGTGTTTTTGCACGGTTGGACGCAAGAAAACAACTAA
- the nagE gene encoding N-acetylglucosamine-specific PTS transporter subunit IIBC — MMGSVMNALQRLGKALMGAVAVLPVAAILMGIGYWIDPVGWGADNTVAAIFIQSGLAILDNLGWIFAIALAFGLAKDSNGAAALSGFVGFATITQLIGPKAVASYKGIGDPTKLEGDAALEWASQGWSAIGGKNVLFGILVGVLAAWVYDKFHATKLPDFLAFFSGRRLVPILTSFFSIILSGIMYFVWPIIYNVLFNFGEWIQGMGPAGAGIYGFINRLLIPTGLHHAVNSIFWFDVIGINDIGKFLGGGKTIEAAQAATDAASCPGNWIDGSCQVVGVIGQYQAGFFPVMMFGLPGAALAIYLRAEAKRKKVVGSLMLAGALAAFFTGVTEPLEFSFMFLAPVLYVVHALLTGLSLFIASVFHWTAGFGFSAGFIDMFLSAQNPLAHQWWMLLVLGVVYFALYFGIFYTLIGVLHLKTPGREDEEESESESTADASTSGMSAQIIDGLGGPSNIDVVDYCATRLRVTVRDSDRVDEPAIKRAGVIGVMRPGAKNVQVVIGPQVQFVYDEVAAQLAGKVSLKGEQGE; from the coding sequence ATGATGGGTTCTGTTATGAATGCCCTGCAGCGCCTGGGAAAGGCCCTGATGGGGGCGGTTGCGGTGCTACCGGTTGCGGCCATTTTGATGGGTATTGGTTATTGGATCGATCCTGTCGGCTGGGGAGCGGACAACACAGTTGCGGCAATCTTTATTCAATCGGGCTTAGCGATTCTGGATAATCTCGGTTGGATTTTTGCCATCGCTCTTGCCTTTGGACTGGCCAAAGACTCCAATGGCGCTGCGGCTCTGTCAGGTTTTGTGGGTTTTGCCACGATTACCCAGTTGATAGGGCCAAAAGCGGTAGCCAGCTACAAAGGGATCGGTGATCCAACCAAACTGGAAGGCGATGCTGCCCTGGAATGGGCATCGCAGGGGTGGAGCGCCATCGGCGGCAAGAATGTGCTCTTTGGCATTCTGGTCGGTGTGCTCGCGGCGTGGGTGTATGACAAGTTCCACGCGACAAAGTTGCCGGACTTCTTGGCTTTCTTCTCCGGTCGGCGACTTGTTCCGATTCTGACTTCGTTCTTCTCAATAATCCTTTCCGGGATTATGTACTTTGTCTGGCCGATCATTTACAACGTGCTGTTTAACTTCGGTGAGTGGATTCAGGGCATGGGGCCTGCCGGCGCGGGCATCTATGGTTTTATTAACCGACTCCTGATCCCCACTGGTCTACACCACGCAGTCAACTCGATCTTCTGGTTCGACGTGATCGGTATTAATGACATCGGTAAATTCCTTGGCGGCGGCAAGACCATTGAGGCTGCCCAAGCAGCCACGGACGCCGCATCCTGTCCCGGCAACTGGATCGATGGGTCGTGCCAGGTTGTGGGTGTTATCGGCCAGTATCAGGCGGGATTCTTCCCAGTGATGATGTTTGGTCTGCCCGGTGCTGCACTGGCTATATATCTACGCGCGGAAGCTAAGCGTAAGAAGGTCGTTGGCTCCTTGATGCTTGCTGGTGCATTGGCTGCGTTCTTCACTGGCGTGACGGAGCCATTGGAGTTTTCCTTCATGTTCCTAGCTCCAGTTTTGTATGTTGTCCATGCGCTTCTTACTGGTCTGTCGCTCTTTATCGCTTCCGTCTTCCACTGGACGGCAGGGTTCGGATTCTCCGCGGGCTTTATTGACATGTTCCTTTCCGCGCAGAACCCGCTGGCACACCAGTGGTGGATGTTGCTGGTCCTGGGAGTGGTCTACTTTGCGCTGTATTTTGGCATCTTCTACACTCTCATCGGCGTCCTACACCTCAAGACCCCAGGGCGGGAAGATGAGGAGGAATCGGAGTCGGAAAGCACGGCAGATGCCTCCACGTCTGGGATGTCGGCACAGATTATTGACGGTCTAGGCGGGCCGAGCAACATCGACGTTGTGGATTATTGCGCTACTCGTTTGCGCGTGACTGTTCGAGATTCTGATCGCGTTGATGAACCTGCGATCAAACGAGCAGGCGTGATCGGCGTGATGCGCCCCGGCGCTAAAAACGTGCAGGTAGTGATCGGTCCTCAGGTGCAATTTGTCTACGATGAAGTCGCCGCACAGCTGGCCGGAAAAGTGTCGCTGAAAGGTGAACAGGGCGAATAA
- a CDS encoding PTS glucose transporter subunit IIA, producing the protein MFGFAKKKVVVIPPIDAPLLPLSSVSDEVFSSGMMGQGFAVEPAQETGSAGSVDIVAPVSGTLVTVFKTGHAFAIKTPDGLEVLVHIGLDTVAMAGRGFVAHKTSGQDVAQGETVITVDFDAVRAAGYDPVTLVVFTNKKCVDRVETGAEKATVFLN; encoded by the coding sequence ATGTTTGGGTTTGCCAAGAAGAAAGTCGTTGTTATTCCGCCTATCGACGCCCCCTTGCTACCGCTTAGCTCCGTCAGCGACGAAGTATTCTCCTCAGGGATGATGGGACAAGGATTCGCCGTTGAGCCTGCACAAGAAACGGGAAGCGCAGGTTCCGTGGATATTGTGGCGCCAGTATCGGGAACACTGGTCACGGTGTTCAAAACCGGGCATGCTTTTGCTATCAAGACTCCCGATGGTCTTGAAGTGCTTGTTCATATCGGTCTTGACACCGTTGCGATGGCAGGACGCGGTTTTGTTGCCCACAAAACATCCGGACAGGACGTAGCTCAAGGGGAAACGGTGATCACCGTAGATTTTGATGCAGTACGAGCAGCCGGATACGATCCCGTCACCCTTGTGGTTTTTACCAATAAGAAATGCGTGGATCGTGTGGAAACAGGTGCAGAAAAAGCGACGGTGTTTCTGAATTAA
- a CDS encoding VOC family protein has protein sequence MSPILHGDPTWIDLSTHDLEGSRTFYKELFGWEFNSQGEEYGGYNIILSEGEPVGGAMDSHMGPEGRSETPMAPTAWTIYLKVDDMDVALAAALETGGQILLPSMQVGTLGFMAIVSDPAGGVVGLWQALDFPGITREAVNGQPAWFEVMTKDFDAAAPFYEKVTGWKLSYIGEDGQPADEPGDGVRYAANAPGEAATAGMCEANSFLPEEIPSHWRTYFTVADVDATVSKLQELGGQLLDGPVDTPFGRIATVADPQGATFQLSNR, from the coding sequence ATGTCCCCCATCCTGCACGGTGATCCTACGTGGATCGATCTTTCCACCCACGATCTTGAAGGATCACGAACCTTCTACAAGGAACTTTTCGGTTGGGAGTTCAACAGCCAGGGCGAAGAATATGGTGGCTACAACATCATCCTGTCGGAAGGTGAACCAGTCGGCGGCGCCATGGATTCCCACATGGGCCCTGAAGGCCGCTCCGAGACCCCGATGGCTCCCACCGCATGGACCATATACCTCAAGGTTGATGACATGGACGTCGCTCTCGCCGCTGCGCTGGAAACTGGCGGACAGATCCTCCTCCCGTCTATGCAGGTAGGGACCTTGGGCTTCATGGCCATCGTGTCCGACCCCGCGGGCGGCGTGGTAGGTCTGTGGCAGGCTCTGGACTTCCCGGGCATCACGCGCGAAGCAGTCAACGGGCAACCTGCTTGGTTTGAAGTTATGACCAAGGACTTCGATGCAGCGGCACCGTTCTATGAAAAGGTCACCGGCTGGAAGCTGAGCTACATCGGTGAAGATGGACAGCCTGCCGACGAGCCAGGCGACGGAGTTCGCTACGCCGCCAACGCGCCGGGCGAGGCAGCTACGGCTGGCATGTGCGAGGCAAATTCCTTCCTTCCGGAAGAGATCCCCAGCCATTGGCGTACGTACTTTACGGTTGCTGACGTTGACGCGACCGTGAGCAAGCTTCAGGAGTTGGGCGGCCAGCTTCTCGACGGCCCCGTCGACACTCCTTTCGGCAGGATCGCCACAGTTGCAGACCCGCAGGGCGCAACGTTCCAGCTATCTAACCGTTAA
- a CDS encoding PLP-dependent aminotransferase family protein produces the protein MRSELVTQLSIAVDPSSSQPLPVQITSHIRSLVSQRIIAPGDHIPSSRTLATQLGVSRGTVVAAYEQLTAEGYLLASHGSGTTINPQLAALQSPPPPISHTPRHPSPPPLLNLEPGIPDTATLADSSWRAAWRAACSTPPAVSDPLGLPQLRMEIAEHLRHMRGLIADPEQIVVTAGAREGLSLLLTPSQHRLTIGVESPGYPSLRRIPHALGHRTSNLPTDAEGLNPDSLHDGLDAVLVTPSHQYPHGGSLSAARRTALSAWASDTDSLIIEDDFDSELRYVGMPLPALTAINPERAVLLGTFSSVIAPQVATGYLVAPPHIANTLRDLRATLGQPVSAISQDAIARYLATGALRRRTQRLRRIYRRRREMVSAKLGHLNSAELRPIDGGLHAVLSCQRPEAEVIADCADRGIHIVGLSSYWGGAGENSAPGDNGIVFGFGSHDDQTLIKALDVLAAVVA, from the coding sequence ATGCGATCCGAACTAGTCACCCAGCTCTCTATCGCCGTGGACCCGTCGTCATCGCAACCGCTCCCAGTTCAAATCACCTCGCATATCCGCTCTTTGGTATCCCAAAGAATCATCGCACCCGGCGACCATATTCCCAGCTCACGCACGCTCGCCACCCAGCTAGGGGTCTCCCGGGGAACAGTCGTGGCCGCCTATGAACAACTCACCGCTGAGGGGTATCTCCTTGCATCACATGGATCAGGAACCACGATTAACCCTCAGCTCGCGGCCTTACAATCCCCACCACCCCCAATCAGTCACACCCCCAGACACCCCTCCCCTCCTCCGCTTCTCAATCTGGAACCCGGCATCCCCGACACTGCCACGCTTGCCGATTCCTCCTGGCGCGCCGCCTGGCGTGCCGCATGCTCAACTCCGCCGGCAGTATCCGATCCTCTTGGGCTTCCCCAACTCCGCATGGAAATCGCCGAACATCTGCGCCATATGCGCGGCCTCATCGCAGATCCCGAGCAGATTGTGGTCACGGCCGGGGCTCGCGAGGGGCTCAGTCTCCTGCTCACGCCTTCCCAGCACCGCCTGACTATCGGTGTGGAATCGCCCGGATATCCCAGCCTCCGGCGTATACCTCATGCGCTGGGACATCGCACAAGCAACCTTCCCACCGACGCCGAGGGACTCAACCCCGATTCCCTCCATGATGGCCTCGACGCGGTGCTGGTTACCCCGAGCCACCAGTACCCGCATGGCGGCTCGCTCTCTGCCGCACGACGCACAGCACTCTCTGCGTGGGCCAGCGACACAGATTCCCTTATCATCGAAGACGATTTTGATTCCGAGCTTCGATACGTCGGCATGCCTCTGCCAGCCCTCACCGCTATCAACCCCGAGCGCGCTGTCCTTTTGGGCACGTTCTCCTCGGTCATCGCCCCGCAGGTAGCCACCGGGTATCTGGTCGCTCCACCTCATATCGCGAATACCTTGCGCGACTTACGCGCCACGCTCGGCCAGCCAGTGAGCGCAATTTCCCAGGATGCGATTGCTCGCTACCTTGCCACAGGAGCGTTACGACGCCGCACCCAACGACTTAGACGCATCTACCGGCGCCGACGCGAAATGGTGTCCGCAAAACTTGGCCACCTCAACTCCGCAGAATTACGCCCCATTGATGGCGGCCTCCACGCGGTCCTCTCCTGTCAGCGCCCCGAAGCAGAAGTTATAGCGGATTGCGCCGACCGTGGCATTCATATCGTTGGACTCTCCAGCTATTGGGGAGGCGCCGGTGAAAACTCTGCACCCGGCGACAATGGCATCGTCTTTGGCTTCGGGTCCCATGACGATCAGACCCTGATAAAAGCCCTCGATGTACTGGCTGCAGTTGTGGCGTAG
- the pdxS gene encoding pyridoxal 5'-phosphate synthase lyase subunit PdxS, with the protein MTETPTSTATTRVKRGLADMLKGGVIMDVVTPEQARIAEDAGASAVMALERVPADIRSQGGVARMSDPDLIEGIVNAVSIPVMAKARIGHFVEAQILESLGVDFIDESEVLSPADYTNHIDKWNFTVPFVCGATNLGEALRRVTEGAAMIRSKGEAGTGDVSEAVKHLRTIRGDINRLRSMDADELYVAAKELQAPYDLVKEVAETGKLPVVMFVAGGVATPADAALVMQMGAEGVFVGSGIFKSGNPAARAAAIVKATTLYDDPAALAEVSRGLGEAMVGINVADVPAPHRLAERGW; encoded by the coding sequence ATGACTGAAACACCAACTTCTACAGCCACCACCCGCGTCAAACGCGGTCTCGCAGATATGCTCAAAGGCGGCGTCATCATGGACGTGGTCACACCCGAGCAAGCCCGCATCGCAGAGGACGCTGGGGCGTCGGCAGTGATGGCGCTCGAACGCGTTCCAGCGGATATCCGGTCGCAAGGTGGAGTTGCCCGGATGAGCGACCCCGATTTGATCGAGGGGATCGTCAACGCAGTCTCCATCCCGGTCATGGCGAAAGCCCGTATCGGACATTTTGTAGAGGCTCAGATTCTTGAGTCCCTGGGAGTCGATTTCATCGATGAATCCGAGGTCCTTAGCCCCGCCGACTACACCAACCACATAGACAAATGGAATTTCACAGTGCCGTTTGTGTGCGGCGCTACCAACCTTGGGGAGGCACTGCGCCGAGTCACCGAGGGTGCTGCGATGATTCGATCCAAAGGCGAGGCCGGTACCGGTGACGTTTCCGAGGCCGTCAAACACCTGCGGACCATTCGCGGCGATATTAATCGTTTACGCAGCATGGATGCCGATGAACTCTATGTGGCAGCTAAGGAGCTTCAGGCACCTTATGATCTGGTCAAGGAAGTCGCCGAAACGGGCAAGCTTCCCGTCGTCATGTTCGTGGCCGGGGGCGTGGCAACGCCTGCCGACGCCGCACTCGTCATGCAGATGGGCGCCGAAGGCGTGTTCGTGGGATCCGGAATCTTCAAATCCGGCAATCCCGCCGCGCGCGCCGCAGCCATCGTTAAAGCCACCACGCTATACGACGACCCCGCGGCCCTCGCTGAAGTCTCGCGTGGATTGGGCGAAGCCATGGTAGGCATCAACGTAGCGGACGTTCCCGCACCCCACCGGCTTGCAGAACGCGGATGGTAA